One genomic segment of Sparus aurata chromosome 24, fSpaAur1.1, whole genome shotgun sequence includes these proteins:
- the LOC115577326 gene encoding tubulin alpha-1C chain-like — protein sequence MRECISIHVGQAGVQMGNTCWELYCLEHGIQPDGHMPSEKPTGGYDDSFTTFFSSTGTGKYVPRAIFVDLEPTVIDEVRTGTYRQLFHPEQLISGKEDAANNYARGHYTVGKEHIDSVLDRIRKLSDQCTGLQGFLVFHSFGGGTGSGFTSLLMERLSVDFGKKSKLEFAIYPAPQVSTAVVEPYNSILTTHTTLEHSDCAFMVDNEAIYDICRRNLDIERPSYTNLNRLISQIVSSITASLRFDGALNVDLTEFQTNLVPYPRIHFPLATYAPVISAEKAYHEQLTVAEITNSCFEPANQMVKCDPRHGKYMACCLLYRGDVVPKDVNTAISNIKTKRSIQFVDWCPTGFKVGINYQPPTVVPGGDLAKVQRAVCMLSNTTAIAEAWARLDHKFDLMYAKRAFVHWYVGEGMEEGEFSEAREDMAALEKDYEEVGIDSFEEDEEGEEY from the exons ATG CGTGAGTGTATCTCTATCCACGTCGGCCAGGCTGGTGTCCAGATGGGCAACACCTGCTGGGAGCTGTACTGCCTGGAGCACGGCATCCAGCCGGACGGCCACATGCCCAGCGAGAAGCCCACCGGAGGCTACGACGACTCCTTCACCACCTTCTTCAGTTCCACCGGCACTGGGAAGTACGTTCCCAGAGCCATCTTTGTCGACCTGGAGCCCACCGTGATTG ATGAGGTTCGTACAGGAACGTACCGCCAGCTTTTCCACCCCGAGCAGCTGATCTCAGGAAAGGAGGATGCTGCCAATAACTACGCCCGTGGTCACTACACCGTAGGAAAGGAGCACATCGACTCCGTTCTTGACAGGATCCGCAAACTG TCTGATCAGTGCACAGGTCTTCAAGGCTTCCTGGTCTTCCACTCCTTCGGAGGAGGAACCGGCTCTGGCTTCACCTCTCTGCTGATGGAGCGCCTCTCAGTCGACTTTGGCAAGAAGTCCAAGCTGGAGTTTGCCATCTACCCGGCTCCTCAGGTGTCTACAGCCGTGGTGGAGCCGTACAACTCCATCCTGACCACCCACACCACCCTGGAGCACTCCGACTGCGCCTTCATGGTGGACAACGAGGCCATCTACGACATCTGCCGCAGGAACCTGGACATCGAGCGTCCGTCGTACACCAACCTGAACCGTCTCATCAGCCAGATCGTCTCCTCCATCACCGCCTCTTTGCGCTTCGACGGCGCCTTGAACGTGGACCTGACAGAGTTCCAGACCAACCTGGTGCCCTACCCTCGTATCCACTTCCCTCTGGCCACCTACGCTCCGGTGATCTCGGCAGAGAAGGCCTACCACGAGCAGCTCACGGTGGCCGAAATCACCAACTCCTGCTTCGAGCCGGCCAATCAGATGGTGAAATGCGACCCTCGTCACGGAAAGTACATGGCCTGCTGCCTGCTGTACCGCGGTGACGTGGTGCCCAAAGACGTCAACACGGCGATCAGCAACATCAAAACCAAGCGCTCCATCCAGTTCGTGGACTGGTGTCCCACAGGCTTCAAGGTGGGCATCAACTACCAGCCTCCCACTGTGGTTCCTGGAGGAGACCTGGCCAAGGTGCAGAGGGCGGTGTGCATGCTGAGCAACACCACCGCCATCGCCGAGGCCTGGGCTCGTCTCGACCACAAGTTCGACCTGATGTACGCCAAGAGGGCCTTCGTCCACTGGTACGTCGGagaggggatggaggagggagagttcTCCGAGGCCAGAGAGGACATGGCTGCCCTGGAGAAGGACTACGAAGAGGTCGGTATCGACTCATTCGAAGAAGACGAAGAGGGGGAGGAGTATTAA
- the LOC115576812 gene encoding nuclear receptor subfamily 4 group A member 2-like has product MPCVQTQCGSSPQGASPASQSAGGERSCDFLTPEFVKFSMDLTNSEISAATSGSGFATLGDSYGSSYDVKPPCLFQMPMQGELPCVKVEDAHRYQPSQHHQSEELLSSPGSVYYYRSPSPHAPNFQTPPGHLWEDSGSLYSFRQDYLAAAHRKNTLSRFSLFSLKHAQQQSFPTCQMKFDGSLHVSMNLDAAGAHQPLDGSGVLGSTALGKQHGVGFPHPLQLGHHFVDYQTSSGAGKVALNTEGLCAVCGDNAACQHYGVRTCEGCKGFFKRTVQKNAKYVCLAAKSCPVDKRRRNRCQYCRFQKCLAVGMVKEVVRTASLKGRRGRLPSKPKAVSDSSSPGGALLSALIKAHVESNPPPSLLDCFKIKESPGSPLEDDAQHVRQFYDLLTRSMEVIRGWAQKIPGFTSLPKHDQDLLFYSSFLELFVLRLSYRSSPEEGKLIFCDGSVWHRLQCLRGFGEWIDSIVEFSANLQRMNLDVSTFSCICTLALVNERHGLKEPKKVEELQNNIVKCLKEGDGGSHCWSNHLSRLLEKLRELRTLCIQGLQRIFYLKLEDLVPPPAIIDKLFLDTLPF; this is encoded by the exons ATGCCGTGTGTCCAGACCCAGTGCGGCTCCTCTCCCCAAGGCGCCAGCCCGGCCTCTCAGAGCGCCGGCGGAGAGCGCAGCTGTGACTTCCTCACCCCGGAGTTTGTCAAGTTCAGCATGGACCTCACCAACAGCGAAATCTCGGCTGCGACATCAGGTTCCGGTTTTGCCACTTTGGGGGACTCTTACGGCTCCAGCTACGACGTGAAGCCGCCGTGTCTCTTCCAGATGCCGATGCAAGGGGAGCTTCCGTGCGTAAAGGTGGAGGATGCGCACCGGTATCAGCCGAGCCAGCATCATCAATCCGAGGAGCTGCTCTCCTCCCCGGGCTCTGTTTATTATTACCGCTCTCCTTCACCACACGCACCCAACTTCCAGACGCCACCGGGGCACTTATGGGAGGACTCCGGCTCTCTGTACAGTTTTCGACAGGACTATTTAGCTGCAGCGCACAGGAAAAACACTCTCTCCAGGTTCTCGCTTTTTTCGCTCAAACACGCGCAGCAGCAGAGCTTCCCCACCTGCCAGATGAAATTTGACGGGTCTCTCCACGTGTCCATGAACCTGGACGCAGCCGGGGCGCACCAGCCGCTGGACGGCTCCGGGGTTTTGGGCTCCACCGCGCTCGGGAAGCAGCACGGAGTGGGGTTTCCTCACCCGCTCCAGCTCGGTCACCACTTCGTGGACTACCAGACGTCGTCAGGCGCCGGCAAAGTAGCGCTAAACACGGAGGGGCTGTGCGCGGTGTGCGGCGATAACGCAGCATGCCAGCACTACGGAGTGCGCACCTGTGAGGGCTGCAAGGGTTTCTTCAAG CGCACTGTAcaaaaaaatgccaaatatgTGTGTTTGGCTGCCAAAAGCTGCCCTGTGGACAAACGCAGGAGGAACCGATGTCAGTACTGTCGCTTCCAGAAGTGCCTTGCGGTGGGAATGGTCAAAGAAG TGGTGAGGACCGCCAGTCTGAAAGGCCGAAGGGGTCGCCTGCCATCCAAACCCAAAGCTGTTTCGGACTCGTCTTCACCCGGCGGCGCCCTTCTGAGCGCCCTCATCAAGGCACATGTGGAATCGAATCCTCCACCTTCCCTCCTTGACTGCTTTAAA ATCAAGGAGAGTCCCGGCAGCCCGCTAGAAGACGACGCTCAGCACGTTCGGCAGTTTTACGACCTCCTGACGAGATCGATGGAGGTGATTCGAGGTTGGGCACAGAAGATCCCGGGTTTCACCTCCTTACCCAAACACGACCAAGACCTCCTCTTCTACTCGTCTTTCCTGGAGCTCTTTGTTTTACGGCTGTCGTACAg ATCCAGCCCAGAGGAAGGGAAGCTGATCTTCTGCGACGGCTCGGTGTGGCACCGGCTCCAGTGCCTGCGAGGCTTCGGGGAGTGGATTGACAGCATCGTTGAGTTCTCCGCTAATTTGCAGAGGATGAACCTGGACGTGTCCACCTTCTCCTGCATATGCACCCTCGCCCTGGTCAACG AGCGACACGGCCTGAAGGAGCCGaagaaggtggaggagctgcagaacaaCATCGTCAAGTGTCTGAAGGAGGGAGACGGAGGCTCGCACTGTTGGTCCAACCACCTGTCCAGACTTTTGGAAAAACTGCGTGAGCTCCGCACTCTGTGCATCCAGGGCCTGCAGAGGATCTTCTACCTGAAGCTGGAGGATCTGGTGCCGCCGCCCGCCATCATAGATAAGTTATTCCTCGACACGCTGCCATTTTAA